The Microlunatus antarcticus genome window below encodes:
- a CDS encoding AtpZ/AtpI family protein produces the protein MSGAMTQGVQRDHGRSAPDNAAMDQGMRVLSYLISGVLFYGALGWVGDHFLHTKFLLPIGILLGAGLGIYLTIKRLQASELASPSNDVTEGER, from the coding sequence GTGAGCGGCGCGATGACGCAGGGGGTGCAGCGAGACCACGGCCGGTCCGCGCCGGACAACGCGGCGATGGACCAGGGCATGCGTGTGCTCTCCTACCTGATCTCCGGGGTGCTGTTCTACGGTGCGCTGGGCTGGGTGGGTGACCACTTCCTGCACACGAAGTTCTTGCTGCCGATCGGCATCCTCCTCGGAGCTGGCCTCGGCATCTATCTGACGATCAAGCGGCTGCAGGCCTCTGAGCTGGCCTCGCCGAGCAACGACGTGACGGAGGGAGAACGGTGA
- the rpmE gene encoding 50S ribosomal protein L31: MKANIHPAYADTQVTCTCGNTFTTKSTGGETMRVDVCSACHPFYTGKQKILDTGGRVARFQKRYAASEAAKKA, translated from the coding sequence ATGAAGGCCAACATCCACCCCGCGTACGCGGACACCCAGGTCACCTGCACCTGCGGCAACACGTTCACGACCAAGAGCACCGGTGGCGAGACCATGCGCGTCGACGTCTGCTCGGCCTGCCACCCGTTCTACACGGGCAAGCAGAAGATCCTCGACACCGGCGGCCGCGTCGCCCGGTTCCAGAAGCGCTACGCCGCTTCCGAGGCTGCGAAGAAGGCTTAG
- the rho gene encoding transcription termination factor Rho: protein MTDTLISEASAAAGDGPAEGGARKRRGSGLDSMVLPELKQLASSLGLKGTGAMRKGQLISAIQGAQTGGSSNGGSSGGAPTGGSANEGSSTGGGTNGGSSNGGSSSGDAPEGGSRRRRSATRAAGEPTASDGGETRTEARAESRASDTGRGDDIANALHELREKAPQAARETSEPADRPAQADANGSGQESARQDSSPERSERRRDDNDRDDNDRDGNENGERRQRNRDGQRDRDQNRDQNRDQNRDQNRDQNRDQNRDQNRQQDDRQQNGRQQDDRQNGRQQDDRQGQRDGGNGDRQRDGGNRNGNGQGNQGQNNQGQNNQQNRYDDDEDGGGRRGRRRRSRDRQTRNPRTTGRGGAGLERGYENEPTVSDDDVLTPARGILDVMDSYAFVRTSGYLPSPEDAYVSLAMVKKFGLRKGDVVTGQLRQSKEGDSKAKFNPLVKLETVNGGDPEAARNRPEFAKLTPLYPQERLKLETTSTQLATRIVDLMAPIGKGQRALIVSPPKAGKTMMMQAIANAIAANNPEVHLMVVLVDERPEEVTDFQRTVKGEVIASTFDRPAGDHTTVAELAIERAKRLVEAGKDVVVLLDGITRLSRAYNLAAPASGRILSGGVDSAALYPPKRFLGAARNIENGGSLTILATALVETGSKMDEVIFEEFKGTGNSEIRLRRDFAEKRIFPAIDVDASSTRREELLMSREELNIVWKLRRVIGGLDSLQGLETLLDRLKKTESNRDFMVAITKSMPA from the coding sequence TTGACCGACACCTTGATCAGCGAAGCCTCCGCGGCTGCTGGCGACGGCCCCGCCGAGGGCGGCGCCCGCAAGCGTCGTGGGAGCGGGCTGGACTCGATGGTGCTGCCCGAGCTCAAGCAGCTCGCCAGCTCGCTGGGCCTCAAGGGCACCGGCGCCATGCGCAAGGGCCAGCTGATCTCCGCCATCCAGGGCGCGCAGACGGGCGGCTCCTCCAACGGGGGCTCGTCCGGCGGCGCCCCGACCGGGGGCTCCGCGAACGAGGGCTCCTCCACCGGGGGCGGCACGAACGGTGGCAGCTCCAACGGGGGCAGCAGCTCGGGCGACGCGCCCGAGGGCGGCTCCCGCCGGCGTCGTTCCGCGACGCGGGCCGCCGGCGAGCCGACGGCGTCCGACGGCGGCGAGACGCGTACGGAGGCTCGTGCCGAGTCCCGGGCCAGCGACACCGGCCGCGGCGACGACATCGCCAACGCCCTGCACGAGCTGCGCGAGAAGGCACCGCAGGCTGCTCGCGAGACGTCCGAGCCGGCGGACCGCCCGGCGCAGGCCGACGCGAACGGTTCCGGCCAGGAGTCCGCCCGCCAGGACAGCTCCCCGGAGCGTTCCGAGCGTCGACGCGACGACAACGACCGCGACGACAACGACCGTGACGGCAACGAGAACGGCGAGCGCCGTCAGCGCAACCGCGACGGCCAGCGCGACCGCGACCAGAACCGCGACCAGAACCGCGACCAGAACCGTGACCAGAACCGCGACCAGAACCGTGACCAGAACCGTGACCAGAACCGTCAGCAGGACGACCGCCAGCAGAACGGGCGTCAGCAGGACGACCGGCAGAACGGCCGCCAGCAGGACGACCGCCAGGGCCAGCGCGACGGCGGCAACGGCGACCGGCAGCGTGACGGCGGCAACCGGAACGGCAACGGCCAGGGCAACCAGGGCCAGAACAACCAGGGCCAGAACAACCAGCAGAACCGCTACGACGACGACGAGGACGGCGGCGGTCGTCGTGGGCGGCGCCGTCGCAGCCGGGACCGGCAGACCCGTAACCCCCGCACCACGGGTCGCGGTGGCGCGGGCCTGGAGCGCGGTTACGAGAACGAGCCGACGGTCTCCGACGACGACGTGCTCACCCCGGCGCGCGGGATCCTCGACGTGATGGACAGCTACGCGTTCGTCCGGACCAGCGGCTACCTGCCCAGCCCCGAGGACGCGTACGTCTCGCTCGCCATGGTCAAGAAGTTCGGCCTGCGCAAGGGCGACGTCGTGACCGGTCAGCTGCGTCAGTCCAAGGAGGGCGACAGCAAGGCCAAGTTCAACCCGCTGGTCAAGCTCGAGACCGTCAACGGCGGCGACCCCGAGGCGGCGCGCAACCGTCCCGAGTTCGCCAAGCTGACCCCGCTCTACCCGCAGGAGCGGCTCAAGCTGGAGACCACCTCCACCCAGCTCGCGACCCGCATCGTCGACCTGATGGCGCCGATCGGCAAGGGCCAGCGCGCCCTCATCGTCAGCCCGCCCAAGGCCGGCAAGACGATGATGATGCAGGCCATCGCCAACGCGATCGCGGCCAACAACCCCGAGGTCCACCTCATGGTGGTCCTGGTCGACGAGCGTCCCGAGGAGGTCACCGACTTCCAGCGGACCGTCAAGGGCGAGGTCATCGCCTCGACCTTCGACCGGCCCGCCGGTGACCACACCACGGTGGCCGAGCTCGCGATCGAGCGGGCCAAGCGCCTGGTCGAGGCGGGCAAGGACGTGGTCGTGCTGCTCGACGGCATCACCCGCCTGAGTCGCGCGTACAACCTCGCCGCCCCGGCGTCGGGCCGCATCCTCTCCGGTGGTGTCGACTCGGCCGCGCTCTACCCGCCGAAGCGGTTCCTCGGTGCGGCGCGCAACATCGAGAACGGTGGCTCGCTCACCATCCTCGCCACCGCGCTGGTCGAGACCGGCTCGAAGATGGACGAGGTGATCTTCGAGGAGTTCAAGGGCACCGGCAACTCCGAGATCCGGCTGCGCCGCGACTTCGCCGAGAAGCGGATCTTCCCCGCCATCGACGTCGACGCCTCGAGCACCCGCCGCGAGGAGCTGCTCATGTCCCGCGAGGAGCTCAACATCGTCTGGAAGCTGCGCCGCGTCATCGGCGGCCTCGACAGCCTCCAGGGCCTGGAGACGCTGCTCGACCGGCTCAAGAAGACCGAGAGCAACCGCGACTTCATGGTCGCGATCACGAAATCCATGCCCGCCTGA
- the thrB gene encoding homoserine kinase produces the protein MRTLEPGTRVTVEAPATSANLGPGFDCFGLALDWRETVEIEVVESGVTVDVTGEGSDVLPRDETHLVVRCVTEGLDDLGFRAPGLALRGHNTIPHGRGLGSSSAAIVAGLVAARALAGRAEDRAWVLRHANRVEGHPDNVAAAIHGGFVLAYGHGEHVAVVQGRVHDDLRAAVVVPEVAVETRAARRLLPTTVPHADAAADAGRAALLVHAVAEAPHLLHAGTQDWLHQRYREPAMPEAYALMARLRAAGFAAAISGAGPSVVVLGTEADLRGLEVAEPGTRFRRLGIGRPAHAL, from the coding sequence GTGAGGACGCTCGAGCCGGGCACGCGCGTCACCGTCGAGGCGCCCGCGACGAGCGCCAACCTGGGTCCCGGCTTCGACTGCTTCGGCCTCGCGCTCGACTGGCGCGAGACCGTCGAGATCGAGGTCGTCGAGTCCGGTGTCACGGTCGACGTGACCGGCGAGGGCAGCGACGTCCTGCCGCGCGACGAGACCCACCTGGTCGTGCGCTGCGTGACCGAGGGTCTCGACGACCTCGGCTTCCGGGCCCCGGGTCTCGCGCTGCGCGGCCACAACACGATCCCGCACGGCCGGGGGCTGGGGTCGTCCTCCGCCGCGATCGTGGCCGGGCTGGTGGCGGCCCGGGCGCTGGCGGGGCGGGCGGAGGACCGCGCCTGGGTGCTGCGGCACGCGAACCGGGTCGAGGGCCACCCCGACAACGTCGCCGCCGCGATCCATGGCGGCTTCGTGCTCGCGTACGGGCACGGCGAGCACGTCGCGGTGGTGCAGGGCCGGGTCCACGACGATCTGCGGGCGGCGGTCGTCGTGCCGGAGGTCGCGGTGGAGACGCGGGCGGCGCGCCGGCTGCTGCCGACGACGGTGCCGCACGCGGACGCCGCGGCCGACGCGGGACGGGCCGCCCTGCTGGTCCACGCCGTCGCCGAGGCCCCGCACCTGCTGCACGCCGGCACGCAGGACTGGCTGCACCAGCGCTACCGCGAGCCGGCCATGCCGGAGGCCTACGCCCTGATGGCCCGGCTCCGCGCGGCCGGCTTCGCCGCGGCGATCAGCGGCGCGGGTCCGTCGGTCGTCGTCCTCGGGACCGAGGCCGACCTGCGGGGTCTGGAGGTTGCCGAGCCGGGCACCCGCTTCCGACGCCTGGGAATCGGACGACCCGCGCACGCGTTGTGA
- a CDS encoding homoserine dehydrogenase: protein MTDVRPSAEPRSSEAPALDAGRPLKVALLGCGTVGSEVARLIVEQADDLRARVGRPLELVGIAVRRANRERPGLDPALFTTDAHALVSRPDVDLVIEVIGGIEPARALILEALANGASVVTANKALLAEDGATLYAAAERHRVDLYFEAAVAGAIPIIRPLRESLVGDEITAVTGIVNGTTNFILDKMDTDGAGFAETLAEAQELGYAEADPTADVEGFDAAAKAAILASLAFHTRVTAADVYREGITDVSSSDIASAREIGCVVKLVALCQLSDEAADGSGRSVSVRVHPAMIPRTHPLAAVGGAYNAVFVESRSAGRLMFYGPGAGGSPTASAVLGDLVTVARNRVRGALGPGESSYAARRVSPIGEVTTRYHLSLEVADVAGVLASVAQVFAEHDVSIQTVRQNGRGADAQLVVVTHRARDSALSATVEALRDLPSVRDVTSVMRVEGEA from the coding sequence GTGACGGACGTACGACCCTCGGCGGAGCCCCGCTCCAGCGAGGCCCCGGCGCTCGACGCCGGCCGTCCGCTCAAGGTGGCGCTGCTGGGCTGCGGAACCGTCGGTTCCGAGGTCGCGCGGCTCATCGTGGAGCAGGCCGACGACCTCCGCGCGCGGGTCGGCCGGCCGCTCGAGCTGGTCGGCATCGCCGTACGGCGGGCCAACCGTGAGCGCCCGGGCCTCGACCCCGCGCTGTTCACCACCGACGCGCACGCGCTGGTGAGCCGGCCCGACGTCGACCTCGTCATCGAGGTCATCGGCGGCATCGAGCCGGCCCGCGCGCTGATCCTGGAGGCCCTGGCGAACGGGGCCTCGGTCGTCACCGCCAACAAGGCGCTGCTCGCCGAGGACGGTGCGACGCTGTACGCCGCCGCCGAGCGTCACCGCGTCGACCTCTACTTCGAGGCCGCGGTCGCCGGGGCGATCCCGATCATCCGGCCGCTGCGCGAGTCGCTGGTCGGCGACGAGATCACCGCGGTGACCGGCATCGTCAACGGCACGACGAACTTCATCCTCGACAAGATGGACACCGATGGCGCGGGATTCGCCGAGACCCTCGCCGAGGCGCAGGAGCTGGGGTACGCCGAGGCCGACCCGACCGCCGACGTCGAGGGCTTCGACGCCGCCGCCAAGGCCGCGATCCTGGCGAGCCTCGCCTTCCACACCCGCGTGACGGCCGCCGACGTCTACCGCGAGGGCATCACCGACGTGTCGTCCTCGGACATCGCCTCGGCCCGCGAGATCGGCTGCGTCGTCAAGCTCGTCGCGCTGTGCCAGCTCTCGGACGAGGCCGCGGACGGCTCGGGCCGCAGCGTCTCCGTCCGCGTGCACCCGGCGATGATCCCGCGCACGCACCCGCTGGCGGCCGTCGGCGGCGCGTACAACGCCGTGTTCGTGGAGTCGCGCTCGGCCGGGCGGCTGATGTTCTACGGCCCCGGCGCGGGCGGCTCGCCGACCGCGAGCGCGGTCCTCGGCGACCTCGTGACGGTCGCGCGCAACCGGGTCCGCGGGGCGCTCGGGCCGGGGGAGTCCAGCTACGCCGCACGGCGCGTGTCGCCGATCGGCGAGGTGACCACCCGCTACCACCTGTCCCTCGAGGTGGCCGACGTCGCGGGCGTGCTCGCCTCGGTCGCCCAGGTCTTCGCCGAGCACGACGTCTCCATCCAGACCGTGCGGCAGAACGGGCGCGGCGCCGACGCGCAGCTCGTCGTCGTCACCCACCGCGCCCGCGACTCCGCGTTGAGTGCGACCGTGGAGGCCTTGCGCGACCTGCCGTCCGTCCGGGACGTGACCAGCGTGATGCGTGTGGAGGGAGAGGCATGA
- the thrC gene encoding threonine synthase produces the protein MTDTVADVAAGPEQAPIALRATAGVISRYRAWLPLADTDPVITLGEGSTPLVLAERLSDELGCETWVKVEGANPTGSFKDRGMTLALSAAAGSGAKAVVCASTGNTSASASAYASKAGLETIVLLPAGRIATGKLAQAIVHGARVVQVDGNFDDCLELARKLSHDYPVALVNSVNPIRIEGQKTAAFEIVDVLGDAPDLHVLPVGNAGNITAYWRGYTQYHAAGIASRTPRMWGFQAAGAAPLVLGHPVLDPETVATAIRIGNPASAAQAIAARDESGGLIDMVTDEQILAAQSFLAAREGIFVEPASAAGVAGLLAKRRTGELEPGQQITVTVTGHGLKDIDTALAGRGPVRAEVVSPDLTAVAAVCGLLA, from the coding sequence ATGACCGACACCGTGGCCGACGTCGCGGCCGGGCCGGAGCAGGCTCCGATCGCCCTCCGCGCCACCGCCGGGGTGATCTCGCGCTACCGCGCCTGGCTCCCGCTGGCCGACACCGACCCGGTGATCACGCTGGGCGAGGGCAGCACGCCCCTGGTCCTGGCCGAACGGCTCTCCGACGAGCTCGGGTGCGAGACCTGGGTCAAGGTCGAGGGCGCCAACCCGACGGGCTCCTTCAAGGACCGCGGGATGACGCTCGCCCTGTCCGCGGCCGCGGGCAGCGGCGCCAAGGCCGTCGTCTGCGCCTCGACCGGGAACACCTCCGCCTCGGCCTCGGCGTACGCGTCGAAGGCCGGTCTCGAGACGATCGTGCTGCTCCCGGCGGGCCGGATCGCGACCGGCAAGCTCGCCCAGGCGATCGTGCACGGGGCCCGGGTCGTCCAGGTCGACGGCAACTTCGACGACTGCCTCGAGCTGGCCCGCAAGCTGTCCCACGACTACCCGGTCGCGCTGGTCAACTCGGTCAACCCGATCCGGATCGAGGGGCAGAAGACCGCAGCCTTCGAGATCGTCGACGTCCTCGGCGACGCGCCCGACCTGCACGTCCTGCCGGTCGGCAACGCCGGCAACATCACCGCCTACTGGCGCGGCTACACGCAGTACCACGCGGCCGGGATCGCCTCCCGGACGCCGCGGATGTGGGGCTTCCAGGCCGCCGGGGCCGCGCCGCTGGTGCTCGGCCACCCGGTGCTGGACCCCGAGACGGTCGCGACCGCGATCCGGATCGGCAACCCGGCGTCGGCCGCCCAGGCCATCGCCGCGCGCGACGAGTCGGGCGGGCTGATCGACATGGTCACCGACGAGCAGATCCTGGCCGCGCAGTCCTTCCTCGCCGCGCGCGAGGGCATCTTCGTCGAGCCGGCGTCGGCCGCGGGTGTCGCCGGGCTGCTGGCCAAGCGGCGTACGGGGGAGCTCGAGCCCGGTCAGCAGATCACCGTCACGGTCACCGGCCACGGGCTGAAGGACATCGACACCGCGCTCGCCGGCCGGGGCCCGGTCCGGGCCGAGGTCGTCTCGCCCGACCTGACGGCCGTCGCCGCGGTGTGCGGCCTGCTCGCGTGA
- a CDS encoding L-threonylcarbamoyladenylate synthase, with the protein MTVEPEDEGESVEIEDREVDDATYTRYDCTVDDPAAIAEAVDAARRAVADGECIVLPTDTVYGIGADAFSPAAVQRLLDAKNRGRDMPPPVLIGDGALIRALATDVPDEARDLVEVHWPGPLTIVCRIQPSLRMDLGETDGTIALRVPEHELAREILRRTGPLAVSSANLSGRPAALTCDEAVDQLGDRVEVYLDGGDLGTAAEGGRQALPSTIVDFTRHVDGQLLRRGAIDLETLRQTLPGMRDLEEPEAVAAAPAAQPDPEPTPAAAAPDPAPSPAAAAPAQPDEPRVDPEPEHQG; encoded by the coding sequence GTGACCGTGGAGCCGGAGGACGAGGGCGAGAGCGTCGAGATCGAGGACCGCGAGGTCGACGACGCGACGTACACCCGCTACGACTGCACCGTGGACGACCCGGCGGCCATCGCCGAGGCGGTCGACGCGGCCCGACGGGCGGTGGCGGACGGCGAGTGCATCGTGCTCCCGACGGACACCGTCTACGGGATCGGCGCCGACGCCTTCAGCCCCGCCGCCGTGCAGCGGCTGCTCGACGCCAAGAACCGGGGCCGCGACATGCCGCCGCCCGTGCTGATCGGCGACGGGGCCCTGATCCGGGCCCTGGCCACCGACGTGCCCGACGAGGCGCGCGACCTGGTCGAGGTCCACTGGCCCGGACCTCTGACGATCGTCTGCCGGATCCAGCCCAGCCTGCGGATGGACCTGGGGGAGACCGACGGGACCATCGCCCTGCGCGTCCCCGAGCACGAGCTGGCCCGCGAGATCCTGCGCCGGACCGGGCCTCTCGCGGTCAGCAGCGCGAACCTCTCCGGCCGTCCGGCCGCACTGACCTGCGACGAGGCGGTGGACCAGCTCGGCGACCGCGTCGAGGTCTACCTCGACGGGGGAGACCTCGGCACGGCGGCCGAGGGCGGGCGCCAGGCCCTGCCCTCGACGATCGTCGACTTCACCCGCCACGTCGACGGGCAGTTGCTGCGGCGTGGCGCGATCGACCTCGAGACGCTGCGGCAGACCCTTCCGGGGATGCGCGACCTCGAGGAGCCCGAGGCCGTCGCCGCGGCTCCCGCGGCCCAGCCGGACCCTGAGCCCACGCCGGCTGCCGCTGCGCCGGACCCCGCGCCCTCGCCGGCCGCCGCCGCGCCCGCCCAGCCGGACGAGCCCCGCGTCGACCCCGAGCCCGAGCACCAGGGCTAG
- the prfA gene encoding peptide chain release factor 1: protein MFESAEPLREEFAQLEAQLADASTHTDLAKARRVGRRYAELTPIVKGLDEYHRLDEDLTAARELAPEDPTFAAEADELERQIVPVVDRLTRLLAPRDPNDSADALIEIKSGEGGEESALFAGDLLKMYSRYAELRGWKVEVLDAQETDLGGYRTVTAAIKAASLGEPDQMPYGVLKFEGGVHRVQRVPVTESQGRVHTSAAGVLVMPEVEETEVEINPDDLRIDVYRSSGPGGQGVNTTDSAVRITHLPTGIVVSMQNERSQLQNREQAMRMLRARLIAAAEEEAASSASAARRSQVRTVDRSERIRTYNYPENRISDHRIGFKAYNLDQVLNGELQPVVTALQEADTAARLAAVGEPT from the coding sequence GTGTTCGAGTCAGCAGAGCCGTTGCGTGAGGAGTTCGCGCAGCTCGAGGCCCAGCTCGCGGACGCCTCGACGCACACCGACCTCGCCAAGGCGCGTCGGGTCGGTCGGCGCTACGCCGAGCTGACGCCGATCGTCAAGGGTCTGGACGAGTACCACCGCCTCGACGAGGACCTCACCGCCGCGCGAGAGCTCGCGCCCGAGGACCCGACGTTCGCGGCCGAGGCCGACGAGCTCGAGCGGCAGATCGTCCCCGTCGTCGACCGGCTGACCCGGCTGCTCGCCCCGCGCGACCCCAACGACTCCGCGGACGCCCTGATCGAGATCAAGTCCGGCGAGGGCGGCGAGGAGTCGGCCCTCTTCGCCGGCGACCTGCTGAAGATGTACTCCCGCTACGCCGAGCTGCGCGGCTGGAAGGTCGAGGTCCTGGACGCCCAGGAGACCGACCTCGGCGGCTACCGCACGGTGACGGCCGCCATCAAGGCGGCCAGCCTCGGCGAGCCGGACCAGATGCCGTACGGCGTCCTCAAGTTCGAGGGCGGCGTGCACCGCGTGCAGCGGGTCCCCGTCACCGAGTCCCAGGGCCGGGTCCACACCTCCGCGGCCGGCGTCCTGGTGATGCCCGAGGTCGAGGAGACCGAGGTCGAGATCAACCCCGACGACCTGCGCATCGACGTCTACCGCAGCTCCGGCCCCGGCGGCCAGGGCGTCAACACGACCGACTCGGCCGTCCGCATCACGCACCTGCCGACCGGCATCGTCGTGTCGATGCAGAACGAGCGCTCCCAGCTGCAGAACCGCGAGCAGGCCATGCGCATGCTCCGGGCCCGGCTGATCGCCGCCGCCGAGGAGGAGGCCGCGAGCTCGGCCTCCGCGGCCCGCCGCAGCCAGGTCCGGACGGTCGACCGCTCGGAGCGGATCCGGACGTACAACTACCCCGAGAACCGCATCTCCGACCACCGGATCGGCTTCAAGGCCTACAACCTGGACCAGGTCCTCAACGGCGAGCTGCAGCCCGTCGTCACGGCGCTGCAGGAGGCGGACACGGCCGCCCGCCTCGCCGCGGTCGGCGAACCGACCTGA
- a CDS encoding MraY family glycosyltransferase, producing the protein MREYLLVLLVAAAVTYLGSAFCRRLAFRVGALARVRDRDVHTIEMPYFGGIAMLGGVGAALLLSWQLPFLGSQATVQQDSRAVLVAAAVIGVVGVLDDIYELPALAKFAGQVLAAGVAVALGVKVLWIPVPGNPILLDQFSSIAITAFFILVCCNAVNFADGLDGLATGVVGIGAFAFFTYTYVYTVSQGLTRATTSSLISVVIVGVCLGFLPHNFFPARMFMGDSGSMLLGLLLATSTVSLTGQIDPSQLASDRGLVPTILPLVLPLAILALPFLDLTLAFIRRTYAGKWWFLPDKQHLHHRLLQRGHSQRRAVLLMYVWSGLVSFGVIGLGLVHGSRQWTVAAVVAVLALVLLLITLGRRPVRPVDALPEAGRTGVALRD; encoded by the coding sequence GTGCGCGAGTACCTGCTCGTCCTGCTGGTCGCCGCGGCGGTCACCTACCTCGGCAGCGCGTTCTGCCGGCGGCTCGCGTTCCGCGTGGGGGCGCTGGCCCGGGTCCGCGACCGGGACGTGCACACCATCGAGATGCCCTACTTCGGGGGGATCGCGATGCTGGGTGGCGTCGGGGCCGCGCTGCTGCTGTCGTGGCAGCTGCCGTTCCTGGGTAGCCAGGCGACGGTGCAGCAGGACTCGCGGGCCGTGCTCGTGGCGGCGGCGGTCATCGGCGTCGTCGGGGTGCTCGACGACATCTACGAGCTGCCCGCGCTGGCCAAGTTCGCGGGGCAGGTCCTCGCTGCGGGCGTCGCGGTCGCGCTCGGGGTCAAGGTGCTGTGGATCCCGGTCCCGGGCAACCCCATCCTGCTGGACCAGTTCTCGTCCATCGCGATCACCGCGTTCTTCATCCTCGTCTGCTGCAACGCGGTGAACTTCGCGGACGGGCTCGACGGGCTGGCGACGGGGGTGGTGGGCATCGGGGCCTTCGCCTTCTTCACCTACACGTACGTCTACACGGTCAGCCAGGGCCTCACCCGGGCGACGACGTCGAGCCTGATCAGCGTGGTGATCGTCGGGGTCTGCCTCGGCTTCCTGCCGCACAACTTCTTCCCGGCGCGGATGTTCATGGGCGACTCGGGGTCGATGCTGCTGGGGCTGCTGCTCGCGACGTCGACCGTGAGTCTGACCGGTCAGATCGACCCGTCCCAGCTCGCCAGTGATCGCGGACTCGTGCCGACGATCCTGCCCCTCGTGCTGCCCCTGGCGATCCTCGCGCTGCCCTTCCTCGACCTGACGCTGGCCTTCATCCGCCGCACGTACGCGGGCAAGTGGTGGTTCCTGCCCGACAAGCAGCACCTGCACCACCGCCTGCTCCAGCGCGGGCACAGCCAGCGCCGTGCGGTGCTGCTCATGTACGTCTGGTCCGGCCTGGTCTCGTTCGGCGTCATCGGGCTCGGCCTGGTGCACGGCAGCCGGCAGTGGACCGTCGCCGCGGTCGTCGCCGTGCTCGCCCTGGTGCTGCTGCTGATCACCCTCGGACGACGTCCCGTACGCCCGGTCGACGCCCTCCCCGAGGCCGGTCGGACGGGTGTCGCCCTGCGCGACTGA
- the prmC gene encoding peptide chain release factor N(5)-glutamine methyltransferase codes for MTSAPHPVRAVLSDAAARLRDAGVASPEADARTLLAYVCGIEPARIPLLDGVGDDEVAAFEVLVASRAARVPLQHLTGRAYFRHVELEVGPGVFVPRPETEVMTGWAVDALRPAIATGGRPRVVELCAGSGAIAKALATELTFLDVYAVEVSPEAAAYARRNLADTLVELYVGDMADALHVLDGQVDLVIANPPYIPLDAYASVAPEVRDHDPLTALFSGDDGLDAIRVVTRVAARLLRPGGLLCFEHADVQGASAPDVVTQSQAFTGIRDHQDLTGRPRFVTAVRRTAGRMAG; via the coding sequence ATGACCTCTGCCCCGCACCCCGTCCGTGCCGTCCTGAGCGACGCCGCGGCGCGGCTGCGCGACGCCGGCGTGGCCTCGCCCGAGGCCGACGCACGGACCCTGCTGGCGTACGTGTGCGGCATCGAGCCGGCGCGCATCCCGCTGCTCGACGGGGTGGGCGACGACGAGGTCGCGGCCTTCGAGGTCCTCGTCGCGAGCCGGGCCGCCCGGGTCCCGCTGCAGCACCTGACGGGTCGGGCGTACTTCCGCCACGTCGAGCTCGAGGTGGGTCCGGGCGTCTTCGTGCCCCGGCCCGAGACCGAGGTCATGACCGGGTGGGCGGTCGACGCGCTGCGTCCGGCCATCGCCACCGGGGGCCGGCCCCGCGTCGTCGAGCTGTGCGCGGGCTCCGGCGCGATCGCCAAGGCGCTCGCCACCGAGCTCACGTTCCTCGACGTGTACGCGGTCGAGGTCTCGCCGGAGGCCGCCGCGTACGCCCGCCGCAACCTCGCCGACACGCTCGTCGAGCTCTACGTCGGCGACATGGCAGACGCCCTGCACGTGCTCGACGGCCAGGTCGACCTCGTCATCGCCAACCCGCCCTACATCCCGCTCGACGCGTACGCCTCCGTCGCGCCCGAGGTGCGCGACCACGACCCCCTGACGGCGCTGTTCTCCGGGGACGACGGCCTCGACGCGATCCGGGTCGTCACGCGGGTCGCCGCCCGGCTGCTGCGGCCCGGCGGGCTGCTCTGCTTCGAGCACGCCGACGTCCAGGGCGCGTCCGCGCCGGACGTCGTCACGCAGAGCCAGGCCTTCACCGGCATCCGGGACCACCAGGACCTGACCGGGCGGCCGCGCTTCGTCACGGCCGTACGCCGGACCGCTGGCAGGATGGCGGGGTGA